A region from the Candidatus Tenderia electrophaga genome encodes:
- a CDS encoding transposase, with protein MPTEKKTRRKYTEDFKRDAVALVTEQGYKVAEAARSLGINDNLLRRWRQEFSDDASGAQLSADEREELNRLRKENRMLRMEKEILKKASQYFAKEMK; from the coding sequence ATGCCAACAGAGAAGAAGACAAGACGGAAATACACGGAAGACTTCAAGCGGGACGCGGTGGCGCTGGTGACCGAACAGGGTTACAAGGTGGCGGAGGCGGCCCGGAGTCTGGGGATCAACGACAATCTGCTGCGCCGATGGCGGCAGGAATTTTCGGACGATGCCAGCGGTGCGCAGCTGTCGGCGGATGAGCGCGAGGAGCTGAATCGGCTGCGGAAGGAGAACCGCATGCTGCGGATGGAAAAGGAGATTTTAAAAAAAGCCAGCCAGTACTTCGCGAAGGAAATGAAGTGA
- a CDS encoding transposase produces MKYAFIRDHACRWPVLHLCRLLGVQRSAYYDWRDRPGQVIPAEELALRRRMKALFKASRDSLGSRTMARKLREEGFEIGRDRTRRLMKALSLEVRAKRKYKATTDSKHQLPVAENVLNRQFNPTRPNQAWGADITYLWTQEGWVYLAVVIDLYSRRVVGWAMDRRMKKALVIRALLMAINLRNPPPGLIHHSDRGSQYASRAYQKLLAQHGMVCSMSRKGNCWDNAPVERFFSSLKREWTGDRLYRTRKEAIADVREYVAVYYNAQRLHSTLGYKTPMDYEKDLNKVSGNT; encoded by the coding sequence GTGAAGTACGCCTTCATCCGGGACCATGCATGCCGTTGGCCGGTATTGCATCTGTGCCGCCTGCTAGGTGTGCAGCGCAGTGCCTACTACGACTGGCGGGACCGGCCTGGCCAGGTCATTCCGGCCGAGGAACTGGCCTTGCGGCGGCGCATGAAGGCGTTGTTCAAGGCCTCCCGGGACAGTTTGGGTAGTCGAACGATGGCGCGCAAACTGCGCGAGGAGGGCTTTGAGATCGGCCGTGACCGGACGCGCCGCCTGATGAAGGCGTTGAGCCTGGAGGTTAGAGCGAAGCGCAAATACAAGGCGACAACCGACAGCAAACACCAGCTGCCGGTGGCGGAGAATGTGCTGAACCGCCAGTTCAACCCGACGAGGCCGAACCAGGCCTGGGGCGCAGATATCACGTATCTGTGGACGCAGGAAGGCTGGGTATACCTGGCGGTGGTGATCGACCTGTATTCGCGCCGCGTGGTCGGCTGGGCCATGGATCGGCGCATGAAGAAAGCCCTGGTGATCCGGGCCTTGCTGATGGCGATCAATCTGAGAAACCCGCCACCAGGCCTGATCCATCATTCGGACCGTGGCAGCCAATATGCCAGTCGCGCCTATCAGAAGCTGCTGGCACAACATGGGATGGTTTGCAGTATGAGTCGCAAGGGTAACTGCTGGGATAATGCCCCGGTGGAACGCTTCTTCAGTAGCCTGAAGCGGGAATGGACCGGTGATCGCTTGTACCGGACCCGGAAGGAAGCGATTGCTGATGTCCGGGAATACGTGGCGGTGTATTACAATGCTCAGCGCCTGCATTCGACGCTGGGTTACAAGACACCGATGGATTACGAAAAGGACCTTAACAAAGTGTCCGGAAACACTTGA